In the Triticum dicoccoides isolate Atlit2015 ecotype Zavitan unplaced genomic scaffold, WEW_v2.0 scaffold120037, whole genome shotgun sequence genome, TGCAggatacatggcaactgccctcccgtctcctctcccacacaccAAAAGccatcagttgccatgtgttttgcaggataCATGGCAACTACCCTAGCGTgctcgtaagcagatggcaactctctttttacccgcaacatgttttttgccatgttttttagtgctacatggcaactgtccagtgttagtaggtggcaactcttaAAGTTTTCCAAAATCACGATAACTGTAGTTGTCCGATATGGCAACAACTGTAGTTGCCCAAAAATGGCATCCGGCACTTGACCTAagacggcaactgcagttgagcaaccatggcaactgtagttgtccgacatggcaattgtagttcagcaacatggcaactgcagttgagcaacatgGCAACTGAAGAGGGTCCGGACCATGTCAATCGCGGCGGGACGCGTGGTTACTGACACGCGGGGCGTGTGGCTCGCAGGTGGGGAGGGGCGACGGCCGAGACGGGTCGTGCGGGCCGCGTGCTCGCTCGCCCGGACGTGCTCGTGCGGGGCGATCGCGCTGCACCGGACGTGCGGGCTGTGGCTGCGCGTGCCCGGACGCGGTCGTGTGGGCGGGGTCGTCTCCGTGCCACACAGGACGTGCGGCACAACcacccgatacaccacacgtgtggcagttatcggggtCCTTTATTTTTTACATGCACAACCAACACATGGCAAGATTTGTCACCGACACAGGAAAAAAAGTCGGAAAGACATCATTGGGGAAAATAAAATGCTGGAAAAACGTTGGTTGTCAGGTTCTCAGTCTATCTACGAAGGTGCGTTTTGCAGCTTAATAGCATCAGACATTTTGGGGTAATCTCACATAATTAAACATTAGTCCACACGCACGTTGGCTACTACACTGCAATAATAACAAGTAATTTAGAGATAGTTCCTCCCAGCGATGAACACACTAAGCGTCCAGCAAAATACACGGAGGCGCGAACACAAAATACACGCAGTTAATTTCTAATTCTAGCCAACTGGTCCATTGACTCGATTTAGCATCTAGTAGATGAAGCGGATGTGGATGCATACCATGTAGAATGCTTCATTGTCAGCACTCCAAGCCAAGCCtgaggtgaggacgtcggagctcgGCCAACTGATGGATGGAGctatcttcttcctcctgccaccaCTGTTGTGCCACTCTCCTCTCCCAACCAAACCACAGATAACACTTGGCTCATATTTTGGTTCCTAAAACAAGAAACAGCAAAGGTCAAATGAGGCACCTGAAAGAGGTATGTTAAGAATGTAGTATGTACCCAAGAAAGAAACAATGGACACAAACAAAGCCATGTACCAGAGGATGCTCAAAGGCATATTTCTTCAGCACTTGCGCAAGCTCAGCGCGGATGAATAACTTCATCTCGTTATAACATGACCTCTTTTGTAGCAGAGTCTCCTTAGCCTCGTTGCACAGTTCAGCCGCATTGGGAGATACGGGAGCCGCCAACAGCAGTGCACTTTGTTTGAGAGTGGATATTATTTCCCCAAGAGACTCAGAGGAGATCCTGCCATCGGCGCTAGTGGCCAGCAAGAGCCGCAGGTCAATGAGCCTGTCGGGCGCCAGGGAAGCGAAGAATGATCCCAGCTCAGCATGTTGTGGGTGTCGAGCGGCTGCGGCTGCGTCAGTAAACTGCAGCGAGGTGTGCGTCTCCTGGGACAGGTCACAGCGTTTGCAGGAGAGGTGCTCCATCGCCCACTGCGTCGAGCATTGGGACTCGGAGCTTGCTCGGACGAGGGCAATGAGGCCTTCCAAGGAACGGACCTCCACACGAAGCATAGAGAGGGTGTCGAGGATGTCATACACCTCTACTTTGCAGTCAGCTGACGATGGGAGCGGGCGCAGTATGTGGTGGCAAAtggagttgatgatgatgttggagacaGGGTCCATGGGGCCATAGCAGTGGCCAGCGAATAGGATGTGGGGGATGAGGTGGAGCCACGTAGAGGGCAGCATGGCGAAGACTTTGAGATAGAAGCCGTGGATCATGTCGTGGAGCCTCATCCTGAGAGACCCAGTGTATTCACAGGCATCACCAGAACAGATCATGACCGCAGAGCCGAAGTGTGCTTTGGCGGTTTTCACGACCTTCTGCAAACAGGATGAGATCATGGATCTGTGCTCGTGAGGAGACCGCAGGGCCGCGAAGTGGTCTCCATGACGCTCGACATTTATGGTGAACATTTTGAAGCCATCGGAGCTTGTGGTGTTGGAAATGTCTAGTCTCCCTTCATCAGCCTTGAGGTCCCGGCAGTAGACAAGTAGCTCTCTTCTGCTTGGCCGCAAGCTGAACTGAAGATCCAAGGGGGCACCGACCTGGTATCGCAGCAAATCCATGATGGCAATGACATCATCGACGGTGATCTTGCGCCCTCCCTTCTCGAGCAAGGGGGCGGAGTCGCGGAGGCACTGTTTGGGCAGGGGCGACGCCTGGAGCCGCACCAGGTCATCAGGCGCAGGGTGCCGCCGCCCACGGCTTGCGGCGTACTTGAAGGCGGCTTGTGTCCTTTCAGAGGTGGGGTCGGGTGGTGAAACAGCAGCAGCGTGTAGATCGTGCTCGACCAGCTGGACTGCGAGGGCGAGATTGGCGCGTGACCAGTGGAGGTAGCGGGTGGCCTGTTCTTCGCTGAGGCATCCGAAGTAGCCAACCATGAATCTGATGAGAGCCTGGCGGGGCGCCCCAGCAATAGAGTACCATGTAGCCCTGCGGGTGGACGGCCCACAGGTAACCCTGCCGGAGGATGGCAAAACCCAGCTGGTGTTCCAGCTGCTGTAGTCACTGGGTTGCACCCTGTCGGCGGCCAGCCTCTTGGACCTCCTCCTGTCGGGCTTTGCCATGTCCCCGAAGTCGCGCGGGAGGAGGGCGACAGTGTTGAGGATGATGTTGGTGACGGGGTCGAGGAGGCCGAGGCAGAGGCCGCCTTCGCGCATGGATACGGCCAACTGGTCGGCGGCTTCCACCGGCATGTCATGGACAGGCAGCCGGCCGAACGCCTCCTCGTGCAAGTCGAGGAGGAGCTCCAGGAGATCGGCGTCCAAATTCGATTTGTCCAAGGGGGGAGCGTCGC is a window encoding:
- the LOC119343236 gene encoding uncharacterized protein LOC119343236, with translation MPWPSAAAGHQESQPMPSDPGECRGLFSCLFSECDAPPLDKSNLDADLLELLLDLHEEAFGRLPVHDMPVEAADQLAVSMREGGLCLGLLDPVTNIILNTVALLPRDFGDMAKPDRRRSKRLAADRVQPSDYSSWNTSWVLPSSGRVTCGPSTRRATWYSIAGAPRQALIRFMVGYFGCLSEEQATRYLHWSRANLALAVQLVEHDLHAAAVSPPDPTSERTQAAFKYAASRGRRHPAPDDLVRLQASPLPKQCLRDSAPLLEKGGRKITVDDVIAIMDLLRYQVGAPLDLQFSLRPSRRELLVYCRDLKADEGRLDISNTTSSDGFKMFTINVERHGDHFAALRSPHEHRSMISSCLQKVVKTAKAHFGSAVMICSGDACEYTGSLRMRLHDMIHGFYLKVFAMLPSTWLHLIPHILFAGHCYGPMDPVSNIIINSICHHILRPLPSSADCKVEVYDILDTLSMLRVEVRSLEGLIALVRASSESQCSTQWAMEHLSCKRCDLSQETHTSLQFTDAAAAARHPQHAELGSFFASLAPDRLIDLRLLLATSADGRISSESLGEIISTLKQSALLLAAPVSPNAAELCNEAKETLLQKRSCYNEMKLFIRAELAQVLKKYAFEHPLEPKYEPSVICGLVGRGEWHNSGGRRKKIAPSISWPSSDVLTSGLAWSADNEAFYM